The Triticum dicoccoides isolate Atlit2015 ecotype Zavitan chromosome 6A, WEW_v2.0, whole genome shotgun sequence genome has a window encoding:
- the LOC119314733 gene encoding cyclin-dependent kinase A-2-like — protein sequence MDQYEKVEKIGEGTYGVVYKAKDRYTNETIALKKIRLEQEDEGVPSTAIREISLLKEMQHRNIVRLQDVVHNEKCIYLVFEYLDLDLKKHMDSSADFKNHHIVKSFLYQILHGIAYCHSHRVLHRDLKPQNLLIDRRTNSLKLADFGLARAFGIPVRTFTHEVVTLWYRAPEILLGARQYSTPVDVWSVGCIFAEMVNQKPLFPGDSEIDELFKIFRIMGTPNEETWPGVSSLPDYKSAFPKWPSVDLATVVPTLEPLGLDLLSKMLCLDPTRRINARTALEHEYFKDLDVSS from the exons ATGGACCAG TACGAGAAGGTGGAGAAGATCGGGGAGGGCACGTACGGGGTGGTGTACAAGGCCAAGGACCGCTACACCAACGAGACGATCGCGCTCAAGAAGATCCGGCTGGAGCAGGAGGACGAGGGCGTCCCCTCCACCGCCATCCGCGAGATCTCCCTCCTCAAGGAGATGCAGCACCGGAACATCGTCAG GCTGCAGGACGTGGTGCACAACGAGAAGTGCATATACCTCGTCTTCGAGTACCTCGACCTCGACCTCAAGAAGCACATGGACTCCTCCGCGGACTTCAAGAACCACCACATAGTCAAG TCCTTCCTCTACCAGATCCTGCACGGCATCGCCTACTGCCACTCGCACCGTGTGCTTCACAGGGATCTCAAGCCCCAGAACCTGCTGATAGATCGCCGTACCAATTCATTGAAGCTTGCTGACTTCGGATTGGCGAGGGCGTTCGGCATTCCTGTCCGGACATTTACTCACGAG GTGGTGACATTATGGTATAGAGCACCAGAAATTCTTCTGGGTGCGAGGCAGTATTCTACCCCTGTTGATGTGTGGTCGGTTGGTTGCATTTTCGCCGAAATGGTGAATCAGAAACCTCTATTTCCTGGTGATTCTGAGATTGATGAACTCTTCAAGATTTTCAG AATTATGGGCACTCCTAATGAAGAAACCTGGCCAGGTGTTTCTTCGTTACCTGACTACAAATCAGCTTTCCCCAAGTGGCCATCCGTG GATCTTGCAACTGTGGTTCCAACACTCGAACCTTTGGGACTTGATCTTCTCTCT